From Solanum lycopersicum chromosome 8, SLM_r2.1, the proteins below share one genomic window:
- the LOC101247348 gene encoding F-box protein At5g46170, protein MGSSKSDLRSTIYPEPVDHFNQLPDPVLLLIFNKIGDVKTLGRCCGVCRRFHSLVPQVDNVVVRVDCVISDDDDASSSSSSSSAAASSDKSRHPISSLFRLVFLGLVKPFQSLTQLISISSRRCTASSSLVDDDFEKYSVTHHSPTQVLKNFDEIKLLRIELPSGELGIDEGALLKWRADFGSTLDNCVILGASSVIQPVSIDDLVEEQCGNGSNSLGDGNGETDNGSIPESFYTNGGLKLRVVWTISSLIAASARHYLLQPIIAEHKKLASLVLTDVDGQGVLCMNREQLEELRVKPLSASSASKRTMVPALNMRLWYAPHLELPDGTVLKGATLVAIRPSEQPKREVGPDGNWVAAAFEEPYGTAARMLVKRRTYCLEMNSF, encoded by the coding sequence atgggTTCATCCAAGTCAGATCTGAGGTCAACGATCTACCCAGAACCTGTTGACCACTTCAACCAGCTACCTGATCCAGTTCTTCTCTTGATTTTCAACAAGATCGGTGATGTTAAAACTCTAGGAAGGTGTTGTGGCGTTTGTAGAAGGTTTCATTCACTTGTTCCTCAAGTTGACAACGTTGTTGTTCGTGTCGATTGTGTTATctctgatgatgatgatgcatcatcatcatcttcttcatcttctgcTGCTGCCTCTTCTGATAAGTCACGTCACCccatttcttccctttttcgaCTTGTATTCCTTGGTCTTGTTAAACCCTTTCAATCCCTTACTCAGTTGATCTCCATTTCTTCAAGGCGATGTACTGCTTCATCCTCTCTTGTTGATGATGATTTTGAGAAATATTCTGTTACCCATCATTCCCCTACGCAGGTTCTGAagaattttgatgaaattaagTTGCTTAGGATTGAGTTGCCTAGTGGGGAATTGGGTATTGATGAAGGTGCTTTGCTCAAGTGGAGAGCTGATTTTGGTTCTACTCTTGATAATTGTGTTATTCTTGGGGCGTCTTCGGTGATTCAACCGGTAAGTATTGACGATTTAGTCGAGGAACAGTGTGGAAATGGAAGTAACAGTTTGGGTGATGGTAATGGAGAAACAGATAATGGGAGCATACCTGAGTCGTTTTACACTAATGGGGGTTTGAAATTGCGTGTTGTGTGGACGATTAGTTCTTTGATAGCAGCTTCTGCAAGGCATTATCTGCTGCAGCCGATTATAGCAGAGCATAAGAAGCTTGCGAGTTTGGTTTTGACGGATGTTGATGGGCAAGGAGTATTGTGTATGAACAGGGAGCAGCTGGAGGAGTTGAGAGTAAAGCCTCTTTCAGCTTCATCGGCCTCGAAAAGGACCATGGTGCCAGCACTGAACATGAGGTTGTGGTACGCCCCACATTTAGAGTTACCTGATGGGACAGTGCTTAAAGGGGCGACATTGGTAGCAATTAGGCCTAGTGAGCAACCTAAGAGAGAGGTTGGGCCAGATGGGAATTGGGTGGCAGCAGCATTTGAGGAGCCCTATGGGACGGCTGCAAGGATGTTGGTTAAGAGGAGGACTTATTGTTTGGAGATGAACTCGTTCTGA